The window CAAATAAAGACTTATCAAAATATGACAtttcttataatttaatacaACCATCTTATAGCGATAAAAGTTTTAGTAATACtacaaataatacaaaagGTTGTAACActagtaataatattatttttaaaagaaattataagaacaataaaaatgtCCAACATgaaaattacaaaaatgcttataataataaatgtactatgaagaaaaatatatataatacaacgaatatgaaaatgccaaaatataattttagTACACctctaaatatatatgacgATTATGTAAACACAATATATATGACAAATCAAAAAAGTggtaatataaatatgcaTACACgtatgaaaaataataagaataataaatataataacaatgtttatattaaacATCATATTAAAAACCACATGAATAACACATCAGaagatatttttaatattcaAAATCAATCTCTATccaatattaataataataattatttctattatccaaataaagaaaaacaaataaaaaatgcATATCTACCATTTATATATCACATGCTAAATATCCCTTGCCATGATACAAATATGAATTTGtcctttttaaaaaaaacttaTGAAATCGTggaaaaacaaaaaaatgaagGTTTATCAAAAATGGGAACAGATATACAAAAACAAGAGGAAGAAACATATGTACAAAATgatgaacatataaataacaaaGTACAAATTAATGAACACGAAAAGGAACGTGAATACAAACGTGAAGACGAATACAAACGTGAAGATGAATACAAACGTGAAGATAAATACAAACGTGAAGATAAATACAAACGTGAAGATAAATACAAACGTGAAGATAAATACAAACGTGAAGACGAACACGAAAgtgaatataaaaaatccaaaattataaaagatttattactaaaaaaattagatatagaaaagaaaaaaaaaatatatgaacaatGGAAATACgagaattatttaaaaaccATATACCATGCAAAAGGAAATAATTCATTGAAATATAGAAACAAAgaatattttgattttttaaaaagtatttattataatgatcaaaataatattcatagTTCAGACTATTTAGATGAACACActacatataataaaaaacaacAACTATTATATTCACCCACATCTTTgaataaaagaaataataatatttcatattcttatgtaaataaaaataattataataaagcAATAAATGACGAAAAATCTCTTAACTATGAcaaaaatacaaaattatataaatcaaatgatcataatacaatatttaaaatttctAATAAATTGATTCCTCAGAAATgtgaagaaaataataaccaAATCAGATGTAGATCTCTTTCATACAAAAATAGATTacataaattaaaattattaaaagaaagTATACAGCATTATAAACTCAAATCCAATACAAGAAATGTTTTTAATACAGATCAAAATAAACAAACTgtaaagaataataaacaCAATCATTTTATACAACATAAAGATGTGCAGATGGTTCAAAATGATATATCTAACAATACTAATAATCTAAATTATGAgagagaaaaaaataataattatgaaagagaaaaaaataataattatgaaagagaaaaaaataataattatttaagCGAACATTTACTATTAAATCAAAAACAAAACAGTACAAATAATCAAGGCcaagaacaaaataatattaaaattaaatataatttaaaaaaacaaaacatGTTAAAAGACAATTATAAAgatacaaaaaattatggGCTAAATTATgtaacaaataataatacgtttaaaaataatataagtaCAGAAATATTTCAGGAACAAAATAGTTGGCATAATCCTTTCAACACTCTTCACAATGAAACTATAGATAATCATAAAAGAAATAGtagaaattattatatggtAAGTAAACTAAAAGGTACAACCtcaaattataataattatgacaataaatatgataataataataataattatagtCAGAAGATCATGAATAATAAGAagaatattaatatgaatatgaaTAGGAAGAACctattaaataatataaacatcacaaaagataataataatttcaaTAACCACCTTAGAATAAAAGTCAGTGTAAACAATACAAACGAAGAATCAACCATAcgtaatattaaaaatgatacaACAACTAAACATAAAAGTATTAGTAATAAacaaatttttaataaagaattactaaataaagaaaaagcAATTCTAAGTGATACCGA of the Plasmodium reichenowi strain SY57 chromosome 11, whole genome shotgun sequence genome contains:
- a CDS encoding hypothetical protein (conserved Plasmodium protein, unknown function) codes for the protein MEKEKNQFEVTRNLCTTSIKENLECSTNIIKNVNNFMSSPKLDNNYNYYNNILYYDGTYDKEGQTRNEMNYAGNTNNTLYNIINTNNNNNNNNNNDNNNIELFCNNYSNGFLLNEEYTKGMEYDKIIMNEKYCNSPIDTLHNNLQTNKLANVVNSIRFEDNTNIKIPAFLKNSPLYVLYPELNSYIKDTLIKNDQKQESEESRMDGMKEPGVNEQNNVENNKIKKNENYIMSYNNNNNNNNNNNDDNYYYCGYNNYINNIPDEQSKNINKYLSNHIDNNTIIKNKMYDYFDYEKNNMIHILNVNNINDILLKNEKKDPVDIILNSYKNIYVSKNKKDINMNTEMNTLNVLKEQKMPILDHNDTDHFLSVEKNMKKKINVLKFKDNNGDNNKNGDGDDNENGDDNKNGDDNKNGDDNKNGDDNKNGDGYDDDNNYYTFDNNNNNNNNNLYNHPDHTHSSKLSKKPLFISFIDTKNKTAKLKTFDLNNNQEVKKNKFFISEKTKKGTSKDAQVQTNEEELTKLLTRNMIDSDVEPILNIINKKTKKITENVNIQENKEISSNSYILNKSTDITLHNNQTNKDLSKYDISYNLIQPSYSDKSFSNTTNNTKGCNTSNNIIFKRNYKNNKNVQHENYKNAYNNKCTMKKNIYNTTNMKMPKYNFSTPLNIYDDYVNTIYMTNQKSGNINMHTRMKNNKNNKYNNNVYIKHHIKNHMNNTSEDIFNIQNQSLSNINNNNYFYYPNKEKQIKNAYLPFIYHMLNIPCHDTNMNLSFLKKTYEIVEKQKNEGLSKMGTDIQKQEEETYVQNDEHINNKVQINEHEKEREYKREDEYKREDEYKREDKYKREDKYKREDKYKREDKYKREDEHESEYKKSKIIKDLLLKKLDIEKKKKIYEQWKYENYLKTIYHAKGNNSLKYRNKEYFDFLKSIYYNDQNNIHSSDYLDEHTTYNKKQQLLYSPTSLNKRNNNISYSYVNKNNYNKAINDEKSLNYDKNTKLYKSNDHNTIFKISNKLIPQKCEENNNQIRCRSLSYKNRLHKLKLLKESIQHYKLKSNTRNVFNTDQNKQTVKNNKHNHFIQHKDVQMVQNDISNNTNNLNYEREKNNNYEREKNNNYEREKNNNYLSEHLLLNQKQNSTNNQGQEQNNIKIKYNLKKQNMLKDNYKDTKNYGLNYVTNNNTFKNNISTEIFQEQNSWHNPFNTLHNETIDNHKRNSRNYYMVSKLKGTTSNYNNYDNKYDNNNNNYSQKIMNNKKNINMNMNRKNLLNNINITKDNNNFNNHLRIKVSVNNTNEESTIRNIKNDTTTKHKSISNKQIFNKELLNKEKAILSDTEIQFRKKNSIDQLKENLPTNTSNTKNFLKKKNGSGGGNYLKIRPPFVNQTNASTRSKSIDTNIVETKSVQHSYLTSDFKKKLSRSDNIFENTHDEINLENIDPNKWIQKIFGDIH